The sequence below is a genomic window from Vespula pensylvanica isolate Volc-1 chromosome 1, ASM1446617v1, whole genome shotgun sequence.
CTTGTTAAAGTTACACCGATCAACGAGGATGGTCACTTTGCGAAGTGTCCGACTCTGAAcggtgttaaaaaaaaaaatcaaaaaagaaaaaaaataaaaataaaataagagaagataGCCGTTATATGGGCACAATTAAAGTCTCTCctcgaattattaatttaatatccaaCAAAATcactataatttttattaaattatttcgttcagAACTTAAGAGTAATCCTTTAAGTCGtcgaatatcgtaaaaaataaattgaaactgTCAACTCGAATTATTAACTTATTCGCCTCGTAAAATCGACAAAATTCATATCAAAAAACGTTAAGAATATTCTATGCCGATTTTCGCTGAAAATTCGACAAATTGGACGAATTCGCGTGGAAATATGATCACGTAAACTGTAAAAAGTATACTCTATGGCGCGTACGATGCGAAAGGTCAAACTAAGAATCCTTTTATTCTCGAGAGTTCTTTTCGAGAggttcaaaaaaaaagttcacGTATACATATAGCTGAGATTTTAACGAGACCTTAACGAGGTTCGCTGTGCAGCAATCGTCATGTCCGATCGTCCGTGCGTGATTATGCAACGCACGAAGGGTCTTCGACCACTACTCTACACGTCCCACGTGTCGGTCAACAACGAGAAACCTGACAAAGATTCTTGCACATCCTGATACCGTCCAATTAAAATCTTACACACCCATATCTTCTTCACCGAAATTCTCttataattttcctttcaaaaaaatgtatgtataattttctaCGTATATCATCATACAAAATGAtcctatgttttttttttctttttctttatttattctaacAATAACACATTTTTCTAAGAACGTTACATAAACATTTTGTGACACAAACATGTTCGagcaatattttgtttaatatttacttcGTCGTTTACCGTGAATATTTATCAGTACTACCGATTAGCATTCCATAcatcgtttcatttcgtaaGGACGTTCACCATCGTTAAAACACGACGCAGAGTCATTCATAAGAAGTATCCATGAAACGTTATCGCGTACGTTGTTATTCGCTTCGACGAAGTTACGATATTTTCCCGACAGCTTCGTTAATATTAGGttgaaaaaacaatattatgtagaaaggaaaaaaaatttatgaaaattaatgaatgttAAAAGATTTCGACATACGTATGACTTAAATATTCGTACCAAAGGCATACACTCTCTCGAACGTTTGgaaaattattgaagaaaGATAAACTTCTGACAGCCGAGTTTGCAACGCTCGAACCTTCCTCTATTTCCGGCGAATTTAGATAAGAGTCGTATCCTGTCCGTATTTCTACCATCGTCTTTGCTCTTTTAAATATGCGTGTTTGTCTATatgtctttatatatatatatatatatatatatatatacatacacatacacatacatatatatatctgcgcTCGTTCGAGCGTTCACTACTTTAGAAAAATTACTTACATGAGATATtcgaaaaatgtaataataaatgactTAAAAGATAAACATACATCGtgattctatataataattatattaagaaaGATCGTAAACATTACGTTTGATTAAACGTGGCAGGTAAAATGTATAGAGAGAAGgtctatttttctaatatcaaaAGAATGTTTTCATATGAAGGAAATGAGAGAATGATGAAATTTACGTTACAGtttaataaaagtgaaaaataagaTGACTTACGTTTTCCGGCTGTGACGATCGCCTCTGCCGCGGCACACAGAAGAGCGGCACGCCgctttccctcttcctctccaaTATAGCGACTTCCCGTTTTCCTTGCACAAAAACACGAGGACGATCACCTTCCTTTTcagttttctgtttttcttcttcttttcacaccgttttcttcttctttgtcacACGGTTCGAGATAACAACGAGTAATAGGAACAGCAAATGTTAGAACAAAAATGATAACTCACGAAGGTTTACCTATCATCGATGTATCTCAAGTATCTTAAGAATTATCTTGATCCttaatgttttcttcttcgtttaccGAAGGTCGAATAAAAAGGGACGAACTTGGAAAACGTGACTTCGGCTCGGAGCGTTCGACGCCACGATATCGACGACGCATCGATTCCTCGTAACTCGATCCCTTCGCTTCTTTTCTCCCTAccctttcttgtctttttcttcttcgtttatttaagGTGGTGTGCTGCCTTCTTTCGATACGAGAGTGCGCGCGTGagcacacatacacaacacacacagtagatagatagatagagagagagagagagaaagaaagaaagacgaacacaggtaaagaaagagagagagagaaagagaaggaaagagaacaacGAGATGTAGCTTTGTttacctcctcttctttccacttctactttttctttttcgtcttaaCGAACTCTCTTCGAGTAAAGAACAGTGACACGTTgcggaaaaagagagagagagagggggaagtagagaaaaaaataaaggatttcACGAGTACATTCGTTGTTCGTATAGAAACACAATGTGTGTATCCGTGGGACGACGACGAGGTAGAGGGTTCGTCAACCCGGACGTGACCACTCGACTCACTCGTAGCAGATCGAGGACTTTCGGTAACGGTTATCCCGATTTCCGATCTGATCCGGCTCGTTTCTTTCAAGAAAAAgacgatgaaataaaagttaaatgaaACACTGTTATGATACGATGTTGCGTTATACACGGTATTGgttaataaatctaattaatatgaaaatgtattttacaCGAGAACGATTTCTGTTTCAAGGAGAAACGAGAGTAAACAGAAACAATGCTAACAGGTTGCGCTCCGGAGAACGACTGAGGCGCCCCACTGCTCACTCTTTCGCGGAGCCTCTCCCCACTCCGATCGACTAGTCGCTATCCCCACCACTAGGGCTGAGAACGCGTGCCGACGCGCGAGTCTACTTCGATCGACGCGATCAAAGGATCGATATCGACGTGATATCtacgtttgattttttttttaaataatttatgttttataaatttagatAAACGAATGCGttagtttaatattaaatttcgtggaaggattaaaaatttgtattaagctataaataaatttttatacgcggaaaaagaaatatatatatatatatatatatattatttgaattcattatttattaatcttattcaTTATACATTATTCCAGTTTAAATATATGCAAAGCGAATCGTGTAATGTAACTACTTTCACTTATTATGATTGCTAAATAGATTACTCTATAAATAACGCgaaatctattaataataatttttaattattttcatcataTGATTCATTCTTTAAGTTTTGATTTGATTAATATCTACGTCCTTATTACTCAGCATTTAtctattgttttatatttcttggtatctcagaaatataaaaatatctataaaatatcacCATATTCcttaataaatcttttaattcgaaagttctatttaatatattacctTATATATCTTCAGAAGAAtaacaaaatgttttataattattcttatatatatatatatatatatatatatatatatatatatattacaataacatttatttctatagaaatttttattaaataaaatattatattaacttaAGTAACCATTAAAAAGGGCATTATTatcatgcattttttttttttttacataatttgaTTAACATGCACATTCTGCAACCAAGTGTATTTAAAGATGTTAACCAATGAATAACGGAACTTTACACTGTCCCTACATATTTCTTTACGTCTTCCTGATATCCTTTCATCTCGGAACTTTAAGAATAAGTTTTTGACGCGTGTCTTTCTTGATATAGAGAGATGCGGGTTCGCAGAGTTCGTTCTCTAGAAAACTATGCGTGTGGCACGAGTCCGAGACGGGTAAAAGATACGATCTGCTTTGCTCTCCTGCAGCACGAGGTCCCGCATTACTTGCGTATCTCGATTTCAAACCTCCTGTCCTACATGTCACGCAACTAACCACACTAATTAGTCCATTATCATTGTCGTCGGTAACGGCGACTCATCGtatctctttatataataagtacCGTTCTTGGCACGTTCACGAGTACGCTTTTCGTGACTCAACTCACCTCGACAAAAAACATCTCATAATCATACATGCGTATAACgattacgatattttataattttcaaagaaacgaaCGTAACGTCCGCGTTAAAAAGTTCTCATACAatttagaaacaaaatattgattatatgaTCCCATTGTActcatttatgtatgtatcaataaaattaccttgctaatatattttttttttcattattcaagACCTTACAAGTGTTTATTGTATTCGTTCAAGTACATAcgtttttctaaatttttattagtatattacgaaataaaattacaaaatattccgaaattaagaaagaaaatacgccGTATGgcttaaaaaattctaaaaagtaTGTTGGAGATTTGATGAAACATCTTtgttaaaaagtttttattgaaaagaatattagGAAAAATTACAACTTTTAttgtaatgaatatttaaaaaagtttcgataTCTTCGTCGAAAATATAAGTCAAGAAATTCTTCTAAGTAGGAACGAAGAGGAcgatatgaattaaaaatcataatatgTATTCATGAAGAAGTAAAGGAAATGTCTATTAAAAAGTTCAAATACATTTCAATgtgaaattcaatgaaaaaaaattgataattctttttcattattactaatattgaACATTTGACATATTAATCTCGCATCTGCAGAATATTCTActatttacgatatatttcagcactatataattttaacagACCAAGAGAActtgttattttaaaatcaaatattttaagttcgatactttatataaataactgttaaaactaaaaaagtatttttgtattaaataggtgatttatatattacatatatgtgtttgtcaacttaatatttaaaaatatgttaacaaaattattaataattccgaatgatatgaaataatttaaaataagaaagaacgcATAATCTTACATAACATATTTCATATTGACAAAGCGAATTTCGTCCATATATGTTTCGtacatagaattttatttttgcatgatatagtatttttttccatttcaatatttttatagaaaattgtgATTGTGTTCTATtctcattttctataattttctaatatttcgttatttaagTCAAGTTAAAATTTcgtaatgatttataattctttactAATTTCGATGTAAGAAccatgtatattgtatatagaaatatattcataaaatataaaaaagtatagtCATAACATTTTGAAGTATTTTAAACCGTTAATGCCATACcccttttatttattgcaCACATGACTACAATTTTTAATGCATTTGGATTTATAAATGGCCTCTTCAGTTTTtagttgttctttttttttttagtactACGTAATGCAGATAACatccatatttctttcttatcattcCATTTCAATGCTAATGAAATGTCTGTGCTTTTGAAActtatttcctctctctttaatttcttcgacATTTCCGGTAATCCCTTTCTATGTTTCCTCACCGTTCCACATGCGTAAGTTCTTTTATTATGCAACTTAATGAATAAGGCAAGACTTATGAATCAGTTATCGATGTATAATACATGATTTTTTTCCAATGTATGACTGTAATATCATCataacaatatttctttctattcacGATTCTGAATGATgctttacaatatttttagaaGCTCTTGTATACATAATCAAGTCTAGAATATACACagattgataattatataatacaaatgttttattattccgAATCTTCTTCTAGATTAGATGAATggtatgaaataaataaatggtaaatttttagataaatcCTATGTAATAGATAAATGGTAAATTTCTAGATAAATGTAATGTATTGTTTACAAAATAGTCTCTcattatgtaatttttattaatcggcATTAATCAGTATTCTTTGGTTTCCtacatatatcaatttttcgtAACCTTTTTACTTCGTAATCTGAATTTTAAGTATTAAATTTATGCTCTATTGAACTTACATCATGATTTATCCTATTTATTAtgcttattttaatattctgattattatcttttaatactAATAAAGCGAAGATTCCTTGTTTAAATATTCTActctttaatgaaataaacaagTTATCTAatggtatatttttatacaattcatACACGCTTCATGCTATTTCAGTCTCACATTAAATTACCCCCTATCTTCACTATTactttttgatatataatacatctattataaatcaaattcttctgtttttatttaatcgaacttttcatttgttttaaaGAGCTTTAAAGTaaatacagaaaaatattttcataaacatTTTATGAATAGCTAttgcaaaattaaaaagataattgtaCATCAGATGTAACTTTAATACTTACATACGATTGTATGACATTGTACCGTTTAATTTTATGAACGTGTATTGTATACGCACCCATAGTATCAAAAGggttaaacgaaatttttgaatttaattcgGACCAGCTGTTAAttcaaaagagataagaaacaCGCGATGATATTGTTTAGCGACACTATTTTAGTTGTCCACGACACACCCACATGAACGAAGCCGGCTAAAGTAAAACGACAGCGTGCGTTGACCACGTTTAATTTCACTAAAACGCAAAGTGAGTAATAAACTGGTCTAGACGTATATTCTGGCTTATAGTATTACTATTTGCCGCGCGTGGGTGTCCAGTGTGGGTGTGTCAGTGGACACGACAGGATACAGTACATATGGATGAACATAAACCTTTCTGCTACCTTCTACTAAAACTTTAAAATTTAGGAATTCGTAcagacgaaaagaaacgatttaaaaatatattctaaattttttaatttgcaaaaaacaacgaaaataataagacattctatttaaattttaaacatttgtGTTTATGCGAAGATAGGAAATTAACTATCAGggcaaaagaataaaatccGTTTTTAAAAGATTACATCAAATTAGAAATAACGATACCTATCTAATCAGATGATCGTGTTGGTAGGCATTGCGAGGGTTTCGTCATTGAATTCTTACACGAAAGAATAATCACACTGGCCTCATACAAGCTAATTAAATTAGGAAACGAATGTATATTAAACGAGGGAAATTCTCTCGTATATATTCTCCTATAGTCGAGTGATCATATCTCACATTGATTaggtttaataatatatctatagatttgaaaatatttttgaaaaatatatgtcgcgtgttttattaatataattcataaatttattaataaggaATACTATTTTCCTCATCTATGTTTTGAATTATATCATTTTGCAAGATATCATTGGAAGAGATTAGAGGTTCAACATCTTCTTTCATATTATTCATCATTATATTGAAGATAGGTATTGGTCTTCCTCTGCGAAAGGctctttcgatcttttgaGCTATCTGAATTTCTAGATAATtactaataaaattgattacttTGCAATCTTTATGACTGTTTACCCTTCCAACCCTACCACATCTGAAAatccacaaaaaaaaattttccttacGTTCTGGAAtggtaaaaatgaattaaataagcCTTCTTACCGATGAATATAATCAGAAGTATCCAATGGAAATTCATAATTCAATATATGTCGGACCATGAAGGTATCCAACCCTCTAGATCCTATATTCGTagttgataatatattaacttttCCAGTTTGGAATTCTTTGTATTTTCCTTGTCTAATTATTAAAGGCATATTACCATTCAAATGCACATTATTAATACCACATTCGTGTAAGAACATACTAATCCAATCGCAAGTAGCATTCTTATTACTGAATATGATTATTGGTTCTTTAGATTTAATTTttggttttatatattttaataattcgtaCGGTTTTTCACTTGGTCCCAATCTCATAAATTTCTGAGGTACTAGAACATGATGCAATTTTTCTGAAACTATTTGAACTAGAGAATTGACctaaaataatgaatgtatTTGTTACATTATAAACAAGTTATACTTTTGGTTAGTATAattattctcattctcataTGTTATTAATGAAACCTACATTTACTATGTCTCCTAAAACTTCAGAAATTCTTTGGGGCATTGTAGCGGAAGCTAATGTCAATTGAGTATTTTTAGGTATCCCATTTTCATCTATTGTTTGCTGATTACCAATCTATAttatagtaaagaaaaagattattactGTTTATCCTGTAAAAtcatatgtaaaatatataatctatacaGACCTTTAATCTATTCATAAATACTTTAagttttttttcaaatgtctCATGAAATAATGCATCTGCTTCATCCAGAACAATATGTTTGACACAATTCAATTTATAAAGTCCAATAGTGGATAATTTACTGATAACTCCAAAACTGGCTACAACAAGATCAACATCATTCAATGGTAAACGTAATaccaatttttttgttttaccaCCTGtcaaaatttttgttgaaatacCAAGATCTTTTGATAAGTGTTTTGCCtctatctaataaataaatatatattaatattaactacAAACTCTTATATAATacagacagatatatacaaacaACAAACCCCTATTTGAACAGCTAATTCTCGAGTTGGTGTTATAATTAATCCTAATGGAGAATTAAAAGGTCTTTGTAATAATGGTTTCCAATTTAAAATTTGATCTATTAGAGGAACAAGATATGCTAATGTTTTTCCACATCCAGTTTCAGCAGCTAATACAGTATTTTGACCatctaaaattttttgtatagcATGTTCTTGAATTTCCAACTGTTTTATAAAACCTAATTCCTgcaatttcttatataatgaAGAGTGTAAATCATAATTCTCAAAAGTAGACTCTACAATCGTTTGATCAGATTTTAACTTGTGTTCCTAAAAAGTAACTTTTGTTAAGCATGTCTTTTAAGAGTATgacgttatataaaaatacttaaaCAAATGATACAAACtggatatacaaaaaaataatctccTCTAGATTTTGGATGATGCCATCCTTGACTAGCTATTGGTATTTTTTCGTACTGTGAATAACTTTGACCTTCGTAGAAATTAAATACTGGGCGTTTGCACACAATTATTGGcttctttgtatttatttgGTCATGGatcaacgtttctttttcgagtTTACCTTTCTTAAAACGTTTGGTACTAACTCTTTTCTAAATtcaataaaagtatataaatattgaaaacagataaagaatatataaagaaaatataccggtttaaaagaaacataacCTATTCGAAAATCATGTTAAAGTTGAAATTAACTTACTCCGTATTTCCGTAAATTTACAATCGACACACCTACATCTTTATaacataaattacaaaatcgaAAAAGCATTTTAACCCGTTTTGCTTCTCAATCCTATTCTGTTCAGAAAGATTACAAAGTTGTGTACATTAAGATAATTCATCACCTTTCGCTGTGAAAACGTGTGCGACTGCAGCGACAttatggacaaaatatgaactgcAAACGTATGTGGGGGAACACTGTCGCCACCATGCGATTGTCGTATCAGTTTATAAATTGTGTAGATTATACCTCACTCATACGTAATCGATCGGATTAGTATCCGTTAAAATAGAAAGTGTTAGTAGGTTGTAAATTACACTTCccatatttatattcttctttaatgATGGCGTGTCTGTCACAGTAATCCGTAATAGATAGCATTGATATGCATTTATTTTGCGatataaatgtaaagaaaataataaacaattaatacgaaaattaatgaaatcacgaaaaaagaaatgctgaaaattttattttatagatagtGTGGAAATGAGCTAacgttttgatttttataaaaataatatataatatataagtatatattaatcaatCATTATCTTTTACTAAATAATCAACAAAATCTTGATTTTTGTCACAAATTTatgtactttatatatttatccgcAGAATCCAATCTATTTATTTGTGCAAatgttattaacaatataaaataataatatcttaatgTTTAGTCAAAATTTGGTTCaaaagattttgaaaatatgCTGAATATgtagccattcgcccggtagtatTCAATATATTGCAATACTGACTCAGATCTCACCACGTGGAGATTGCCGAGTCTAGAGATCCGCGGGTTAACTGATGATTAGGTGACTCTAATCTAAAATATGCGATACCTGAGTGACTTACTACTTATTGAGAATTTAGATTTCAATGCTAACTTGAGAAGGGTAAGTCCTCGCTTATGAATAATTAGACCATCGTAACATCGTTAGCTTCATACATCATTTTTGAATACGATCGATCTCCTATTCGAAATGTTGAGTAATAAAGTGAAGTCTACTACAGGATTTTTAATCAAAGTTTAAAAATAACGGTGATTTTACTTTAAAAGCCGTGTTGTCGAAGTAATATGAATTTATCGAGAATTCAGGCTCATAACGTTATTTTAAAGATGGTTGATTGCGAATACTTACGGATAACAGGACCGTCGCAACATCGGTAGCTTCATTTTAACACTTTTTAACATGATCGATCttctatttgaaattttgattGTTACTAAAACTAGTCTACAGTAGAAGTCTCCTAGAATTAGTTCTGACACTTGCGTTGctattctttctattctgCCCatcgcgaaaaaagaaatcgaaagaagagaaaaggagagaaaaagaaagaaagaaagagaaggaaagaaaaagaagaagagaaatcgcGCCAAAAGGCCCACACCCAAGgaattgaaaattgaattaaatccCATCCGAAAGAGACtagaataattaatctagAGTAATtggttaaattattatatgcgTTTCTATATATAGAGATGACTGTTTATTTGCTGAATATAGGAAGATCGGTCCTATTAAGTACGTCCGGTCATATTTTCACTACCTAATTCCCGGCATAAGCTTAATCCTAAACGTGCTCACCCACGCGAGTATCCTACCTAGTCTATCGGAAATACTTGACATATTCCATTACTCGATATATTCCGGAACTTATATTGAATTACTTCTATCAAAATTGAAGAAGTTTTAAACTTTAACAGCATTCCTATTATTGAAGGAATTATTTAGGTTTaattagtaaaatattatttaattaataagtataaatta
It includes:
- the LOC122630211 gene encoding probable ATP-dependent RNA helicase DDX28; its protein translation is MLFRFCNLCYKDVGVSIVNLRKYGKRVSTKRFKKGKLEKETLIHDQINTKKPIIVCKRPVFNFYEGQSYSQYEKIPIASQGWHHPKSRGDYFFVYPEHKLKSDQTIVESTFENYDLHSSLYKKLQELGFIKQLEIQEHAIQKILDGQNTVLAAETGCGKTLAYLVPLIDQILNWKPLLQRPFNSPLGLIITPTRELAVQIGIEAKHLSKDLGISTKILTGGKTKKLVLRLPLNDVDLVVASFGVISKLSTIGLYKLNCVKHIVLDEADALFHETFEKKLKVFMNRLKIGNQQTIDENGIPKNTQLTLASATMPQRISEVLGDIVNVNSLVQIVSEKLHHVLVPQKFMRLGPSEKPYELLKYIKPKIKSKEPIIIFSNKNATCDWISMFLHECGINNVHLNGNMPLIIRQGKYKEFQTGKVNILSTTNIGSRGLDTFMVRHILNYEFPLDTSDYIHRCGRVGRVNSHKDCKVINFISNYLEIQIAQKIERAFRRGRPIPIFNIMMNNMKEDVEPLISSNDILQNDIIQNIDEENSIPY